A single genomic interval of Microbacterium sp. LWO14-1.2 harbors:
- a CDS encoding DUF1684 domain-containing protein has protein sequence MGFEEEWRSWHESRERYAGAEYGPAALESTNWLITEPAAVEGVPGLWALTGDGGIRGSDLGTAGSTVTLHGPQTLRIGRRELRVFDRRGSLALRVFNPRRPERERFSGIDAYPPREGWRVAARFEETPGETVAITAIDGATHEQELAGRLHFELDGIPLTLSATRAPQGGLTAVFADGTNGTETYRFRFLPIDEPDADGAALIDFNRAYLPPCAFSDQYVCPQPPAANRWSLPIRAGERAVVLGR, from the coding sequence GTGGGCTTCGAGGAGGAGTGGCGCAGCTGGCATGAGTCGCGAGAGCGGTATGCCGGTGCTGAGTACGGTCCTGCCGCGCTGGAGTCGACGAACTGGCTCATCACCGAGCCGGCTGCCGTGGAGGGGGTCCCCGGGCTGTGGGCGCTCACGGGAGACGGAGGGATCCGCGGCAGCGACCTCGGCACGGCCGGGTCGACCGTGACCCTGCACGGCCCGCAGACGCTGCGCATCGGACGCCGCGAGCTGCGCGTGTTCGACCGTCGCGGAAGCCTCGCTCTGCGGGTGTTCAACCCCCGGCGCCCCGAGCGCGAGCGCTTCAGCGGCATCGACGCGTACCCGCCACGGGAGGGCTGGCGGGTCGCGGCGCGGTTCGAGGAGACGCCGGGCGAGACCGTCGCGATCACGGCGATCGACGGTGCCACGCACGAGCAGGAGCTCGCCGGCCGGCTGCACTTCGAGCTCGACGGCATCCCGCTCACCCTGTCGGCCACACGAGCGCCGCAGGGCGGTCTCACCGCCGTCTTCGCCGACGGGACGAACGGCACCGAGACGTACCGGTTCCGGTTCCTGCCGATCGACGAGCCGGATGCCGACGGCGCGGCCCTGATCGACTTCAACCGCGCCTACCTCCCGCCGTGCGCGTTCTCCGACCAGTACGTGTGCCCGCAGCCGCCCGCCGCCAACCGCTGGTCGCTGCCGATCCGCGCGGGCGAGCGCGCCGTCGTCCTCGGGCGCTGA
- a CDS encoding alpha/beta fold hydrolase, whose product MTDTREFTDAHGIAIVYDVHEAVGEARGVVQLLHGVGEHAGRYGALITALTEAGFHVYADDHRGHGRTGIRQHEGPAKLGRLGKGGLRAAVAAVWQLTGIIADEHPDLPLVLLGHSWGSFLAQMLVNDHPEAWNAVILSGSALRMPGSLNAAPLNARWAGPEATGLEWLSRDPEVWAAFHDDPLTTDVPLLKLFGPIEAARLYGRPRKDLGHDIPLLLLVGRDDPVGGPRSVHRLAEEYRTRSGLTDVTTLVYPDARHEIFAELNQAEVRADVLAWLDARIPAR is encoded by the coding sequence GTGACGGATACACGCGAGTTCACCGACGCCCACGGCATCGCCATCGTCTACGACGTGCACGAGGCTGTCGGCGAGGCGCGGGGCGTCGTGCAGCTGCTGCACGGCGTCGGCGAGCACGCCGGGCGATACGGGGCGCTGATCACCGCGCTCACCGAGGCCGGCTTCCACGTGTACGCCGACGACCATCGCGGACACGGTCGCACCGGCATCCGTCAGCACGAGGGGCCGGCGAAGCTCGGCCGTCTCGGCAAGGGCGGTCTGCGGGCCGCGGTCGCCGCGGTCTGGCAGCTCACCGGCATCATCGCCGACGAGCATCCCGACCTGCCGCTGGTGCTGCTGGGGCACTCGTGGGGATCGTTCCTCGCCCAGATGCTCGTGAACGACCACCCCGAGGCCTGGAACGCCGTGATCCTGTCGGGGTCGGCGCTGCGCATGCCCGGCTCGCTCAACGCGGCGCCGCTGAACGCGCGCTGGGCCGGACCGGAGGCGACGGGGCTCGAGTGGCTGAGCCGCGACCCCGAGGTATGGGCGGCGTTCCACGACGACCCGCTCACGACGGACGTGCCGCTGCTGAAACTGTTCGGCCCGATCGAGGCCGCGCGGCTCTACGGCCGACCGCGGAAGGACCTCGGCCACGACATCCCGCTGCTGCTGCTCGTCGGCCGCGACGACCCGGTCGGCGGACCCCGCAGCGTGCACCGGCTCGCCGAGGAGTACCGCACCCGGTCCGGCCTCACCGACGTCACGACCCTCGTCTACCCGGATGCACGGCACGAGATCTTCGCCGAGCTGAACCAGGCCGAGGTCCGCGCCGACGTGCTGGCCTGGCTCGACGCCCGCATCCCCGCGCGCTGA
- a CDS encoding copper homeostasis protein CutC — protein sequence MTSAPSAGTIDPAAGIAVEIAVQDTAGVRVAGAVGATRIELAQALPLGGLTPSPATLELAIETARDLGVEVHVLVRPRPGGFHYDADEIAVTERDVRRAVDAGADGVVVGALDAAGALDLVAMASLRDAAGAASVTLHRAIDVTADPVATLAAARALGLRRVLTSGGASAAIDGIETLRAMVAEAAGGIEVMAGSGVDAASAAALAGAGVDALHFSAKRTVREEGGVRMGSAADGVGGYEVTDLDTARAVVAALASSR from the coding sequence ATGACCTCAGCCCCCTCCGCCGGCACGATCGATCCGGCTGCCGGCATCGCCGTCGAGATCGCCGTCCAGGACACCGCGGGAGTGCGGGTCGCTGGCGCCGTCGGGGCGACGCGGATCGAGCTCGCCCAGGCCCTCCCGCTCGGCGGACTCACGCCGTCGCCCGCGACGCTGGAGCTCGCGATCGAGACCGCTCGCGACCTCGGCGTCGAGGTGCACGTGCTCGTGCGTCCGCGTCCCGGCGGGTTCCACTACGACGCCGACGAGATCGCGGTCACCGAGCGCGACGTGCGCCGAGCTGTCGACGCGGGCGCCGACGGCGTCGTCGTCGGGGCGCTGGATGCCGCGGGCGCCCTCGACCTCGTCGCGATGGCCAGCCTGCGCGACGCCGCAGGCGCGGCATCCGTCACCCTCCACCGTGCGATCGACGTGACGGCCGACCCCGTCGCGACCCTCGCCGCGGCGCGCGCGCTCGGACTCCGTCGCGTGCTCACCTCGGGCGGCGCGTCGGCGGCGATCGACGGGATCGAGACGCTCCGCGCGATGGTCGCGGAAGCAGCAGGCGGCATCGAGGTCATGGCCGGGAGCGGAGTGGATGCCGCGAGCGCGGCCGCCCTCGCCGGAGCCGGCGTCGACGCCCTGCACTTCTCCGCCAAGCGCACCGTGCGCGAGGAGGGCGGCGTGCGCATGGGCTCGGCGGCGGACGGCGTCGGCGGCTACGAGGTCACCGACCTGGACACGGCCCGCGCGGTCGTCGCCGCGCTCGCCTCGTCACGCTGA